In Armatimonadota bacterium, the sequence CGCGGCCATAGACCAGATAGACGAGCAGATCCTGGCGCTGCTCAACCAGCGAGCCCAGCTCGCCCTCAAGATCGGGCGCGCCAAGCGCCGCCGCGCGCGCGCCGAGTTCGATCCGGCGCGCGAGCGCCAGATCTTCGACCGCCTGATCGCGGCCAACCGGGGACCCCTGCCCGAGGAGGGCCTGCTCAGCATCTATCGCGAGATCATCGCCGTCCACCGCGACCTGGAGATGCCGGCGTCGGTGGCCTATTTTGGTCCGGCGGGCACTTTCACCCACATGGCCGCGCTGCGCAAGTTCGGCGCGCGGGCGGCGGCGGTTCCCGTCGAGTCCATCGCCGATGTCTTCACCCAAGTCGAGAAAAGCCTCACCCGCTTCGGCGTCGTGCCGATGGAGAACTCGACCGAAGGCGTGGTCAGCGACACCCTCGATATGTTCGTCGAGTCCTCGCTCGCCATCTGCGCGGAGATTTACCTGGACGTGGATCATTACCTGCTGGCTCGCTGTCCGCCCGAGGAGGTTACGCGAATCTACTCGATGCGTCAAGCCCTGGCGCAGTGCCGGGTCTGGATCAAGACCAACCTTCCGCGCGCCGAGCTGCAAGAGGTCGCCTCCACCGCGCGCGCCGCCCAGCTCGCCGCCGACGAGGCCGGCGCCGCCGCCATCGCCCCCAGCCTCGCCGCCGGTCTCTACGGCCTCGAGATCATCGGCGAGAAGGTCCAGGACTCGCCCCACAACCGCACCCGCTTCCTGGTGGTCGGGCGCCACGGCGAGTCCCGGCCCAGCGGCCGCGACAAGACTTCCCTCATGTTCGCCGTCCACCACCGGGCGGGCGCCCTCTACCACGCGCTGGCGGTGCTCGACAAGTACGACGTCAACATGACCATGATCGAGTCGCGTCCCACCAAGAAGACCCCGTGGGAGTACATCTTCTTCGTGGATGTCCAGGGGCACGCCAGCGAGGCGCCCGTCGCCCGCGCCATCGAGCAGTTGGCCGCGGAAGCTTTCTTCGTGCGCGTGTTGGGGTCCTATCCCGAGGCGGAATAGAGGCGCGCTCGCATGCCGCGCGGCGTCACCGCTCCTCGCGGTGGGGGCGCAGGTCGGGGGCGAAGGGCAGCGGATAGAGGCTCGCCAGGCTGACCTCGCGCCACCCGCCGCGGTGCGCCAGGTAGATCGGCAGGTCGGCGGCAAACTCGCGCAGCACCTGCCGGCAAGCGCCGCAGGGCGGCGTCGGGTCGTCGCTCTCGGCATAGACGGCGAGCGCGCGAAAGCGCCGCTCGCCGCCGGCGACGGCGCAGCCCACCGCTACCCGCTCCGCGCATACCGTCAGCCCCAGCGATGCGTTCTCGACGTTGCACCCGTCGTAGGTGCGGCCGCTCTCCGCCAGCAGCGCGGCGCCCACGCGAAACCCGGAGTAGGGCGCGTAGGCCCGCGCGCTTGCAGCGCGGGCCGCGGCCAACAGTTCCTGTGCTTGCCCCTTCGTCACGTCGGTTTCATCCTCCGCCGGTGCGGGCTATCGCGCGTCGGCGTCTGTTTGCTCCGCCTGCGCCGGCGGCGGGGACACGCGGGCAACGTGGAGCTTGTGGATGCGCAGGGCGTTGACCTCCTGCACCCGGATCCGCAGCCCCGAATGCTCGAGCTCCTCGCCGGCCTGGGGGAGATGCCCCATGCGGTCGAGCACGAAGCCGCCGATGGAGTCGAACTCGCCCTCGGGCAGTTCGACGGCGAAGGCTTCCTCCACGTCATCCACGCTGGCGCGAGCATCAACCACGCCTTCGCCGGCGCCGGTCATGCGGATCTGCTCTTCCTCACGATCATACTCATCCACGATCTCGCCGACGATCTCCTCCAGCAGGTCCTCGACCGTGACCAGGCCGGCGGTGCCGCCGTACTCGTCAATGACGATCGCCATGTGCACGCGGCGCAGCTGCATCTCGCGCAGCAGGTCGGCGAGCTTCTTGTTCTCGGGAACGCAATGGACGGGGCGTGCCACCGCCGCGAGACTGGGCGCGGGGCGCCCCTGCTGGAGTCGGGCGAGCAGGTCCTTGGCGTAAACGATGCCGCTGATGTGGTCGAGGTCGCCGTCGTAAACGGGGATGCGCGAGTGGCCGTGCTGGGCGATGACGAGCACCGCTTCAGCGGGCGACGCCTCCTGCGGCAGACATACCATGTCGGTACGCGGCACCATCACCTCGCGCGCGACCTTGTCCGCGAACTCGATCACGCCGTGGATCAGCTCCGCCTCCTCCTCCTGCACCTCCCCGCCGCGCTCGCCGGCGGTAACGAGCCGCTTGATCTCGTCATCGGAGAAAGCATGCTCCCGCGGGTGCGAGCCGCCGCCGAGCAGCCTGATGAGAACCCGCGCCATCAGGAACTGGGCGATGCGGTTGAGCACTGACGCCGCCGGCCGCAGCACGCGGTGCAGCAGCGCCACCGCCCGCGCCACGCGCAGGGCAACGCGGTCCGCCTGGTGCGCGCTGTAGGACTTGGGGGCGATCTCGCAGCAAGTGATCACCAGCGCCAGCGTGACCACCGAGCTCACCGGCACCCAGCCCACACCCCACAGTTGAATGGTGAGGGCGGTGACCAGCGAGGAGGTGACCAGAATCGAGAAATTGATGGCGATGACGAGGCTGCCCAGGATCTCCTGGCGGCGCTCGACCAGGTCCACCAGGAGCGCCGCGCGGCTATCGCCCTCGGTGGCGAGCTGACGCACGCGCACCTGGTTGACCGATACCAGCGCCGCCTCCGCCAGGGACACGAATCCCAGCAGCAGCAGCGCCAGGGCGATGACGACCATCTGCACTACCCCCCCCACCCGGAGGTCGGCCCACACCGCCGCGGTCAACCATATGAAGCTCAATCCGTCGTCCATGGCCAGTGCCGGTCGGTGCTACTCCTCGTCTGACGCGGAAGGCTCCTCGGGTGCGGGCAAGGACTGCTTGCGGGTAATGCGCACCCTGGTCACCCGGCGTCCGTCGAGACCCTCGACGGTGAGCGCCAGGCCCTCCGTTTGCACCCGCGCGCCGAGCTGGGGAATAGCACCCAGGCGGTCGTAGATGAGCCCGGCGACCGTATCGTAATCACCCTCGGGCAGCAGGATGCCTTCCAGCTGGTTGGCTTCATCAATGCTGAGCTTGCCGTCCACGACCACGGTGGTTTCATCCACCCGCTGTGCGGATGCCTGTTCGACATCGTACTCGTCGTAGATCTCGCCGACGATTTCCTCCAGCAGGTCCTCGACCGTCACCAGGCCGGAGGTGCCGCCGTACTCGTCCACGACGATGGCCAGGCTCTGCTTGCGCTTGCGAAACTCCCCCAGCAGCTCGCTCACTCGCTTGCGCTCGGGGATGAACGCCGGGCGGCGCATCGCGCGCTCCACCGGCTCGTCCATGCGCTGGTCGTGCAGGTAGGGCAGCAGCGACTTGGCGTGCACCACGCCGACAATGTGATCGGGGTCGCCATCGTAAACCGGCAGCCGCGACAGCCGGTGCTCGATAGCGAGCTTCACCGCCTCCTTGACGGTCGCGCCGCGTTCGACCATCACCATATCCGGGCGCGGCACCATGATCTCGCGCGCGACCTTGTCGCCGAACTCGAAGATGGAGTGGATCATCTCCTTCTCTTCGGGCTCGATGCCCCCGCGCTCCGCCTCCATCTCGACGATGGTGCGCAGCTCCTCCTCGGTCACCACTTGATCCGGGCGTTGGGTGGCGCCGCCCGCCAGCCGCACCAGGCTGTGGGCGACCGCGGTGATGAGCTTGACCGGCAGCCACAGCACCCACACCAGCACCCACACCGGGCCCGCCGCCATCCGCGCGACCCGCGCCGGATTGGCGGCGGCATAGCTGATGGGCGTGACTTCGGAGAAGATGAGGACGATCACCGTCAGCGCGGCGATCGCCGCCACCGGCCCCCAACGCATCCCCAGCCGCTCCGGGTGCATCGCCCAACTGGTGGCGATGGCCTCGGCCGCGTAGTTGAGTCCGGTAATGGTGACGAGCACCGCGGTCAGCATCATGGTTGGGCGCTC encodes:
- the pheA gene encoding prephenate dehydratase — its product is MTIERERAAIDQIDEQILALLNQRAQLALKIGRAKRRRARAEFDPARERQIFDRLIAANRGPLPEEGLLSIYREIIAVHRDLEMPASVAYFGPAGTFTHMAALRKFGARAAAVPVESIADVFTQVEKSLTRFGVVPMENSTEGVVSDTLDMFVESSLAICAEIYLDVDHYLLARCPPEEVTRIYSMRQALAQCRVWIKTNLPRAELQEVASTARAAQLAADEAGAAAIAPSLAAGLYGLEIIGEKVQDSPHNRTRFLVVGRHGESRPSGRDKTSLMFAVHHRAGALYHALAVLDKYDVNMTMIESRPTKKTPWEYIFFVDVQGHASEAPVARAIEQLAAEAFFVRVLGSYPEAE
- a CDS encoding cytidine deaminase, with the protein product MTKGQAQELLAAARAASARAYAPYSGFRVGAALLAESGRTYDGCNVENASLGLTVCAERVAVGCAVAGGERRFRALAVYAESDDPTPPCGACRQVLREFAADLPIYLAHRGGWREVSLASLYPLPFAPDLRPHREER
- a CDS encoding hemolysin family protein, yielding MDDGLSFIWLTAAVWADLRVGGVVQMVVIALALLLLGFVSLAEAALVSVNQVRVRQLATEGDSRAALLVDLVERRQEILGSLVIAINFSILVTSSLVTALTIQLWGVGWVPVSSVVTLALVITCCEIAPKSYSAHQADRVALRVARAVALLHRVLRPAASVLNRIAQFLMARVLIRLLGGGSHPREHAFSDDEIKRLVTAGERGGEVQEEEAELIHGVIEFADKVAREVMVPRTDMVCLPQEASPAEAVLVIAQHGHSRIPVYDGDLDHISGIVYAKDLLARLQQGRPAPSLAAVARPVHCVPENKKLADLLREMQLRRVHMAIVIDEYGGTAGLVTVEDLLEEIVGEIVDEYDREEEQIRMTGAGEGVVDARASVDDVEEAFAVELPEGEFDSIGGFVLDRMGHLPQAGEELEHSGLRIRVQEVNALRIHKLHVARVSPPPAQAEQTDADAR
- a CDS encoding hemolysin family protein, with translation MTAYDWRVLATLVVLLGLSGFFSASEIGLLSAGKYRLRRLAAEGSWSGRLVVGLLERPTMMLTAVLVTITGLNYAAEAIATSWAMHPERLGMRWGPVAAIAALTVIVLIFSEVTPISYAAANPARVARMAAGPVWVLVWVLWLPVKLITAVAHSLVRLAGGATQRPDQVVTEEELRTIVEMEAERGGIEPEEKEMIHSIFEFGDKVAREIMVPRPDMVMVERGATVKEAVKLAIEHRLSRLPVYDGDPDHIVGVVHAKSLLPYLHDQRMDEPVERAMRRPAFIPERKRVSELLGEFRKRKQSLAIVVDEYGGTSGLVTVEDLLEEIVGEIYDEYDVEQASAQRVDETTVVVDGKLSIDEANQLEGILLPEGDYDTVAGLIYDRLGAIPQLGARVQTEGLALTVEGLDGRRVTRVRITRKQSLPAPEEPSASDEE